The following coding sequences lie in one Candidatus Eremiobacterota bacterium genomic window:
- a CDS encoding DUF4386 domain-containing protein, whose translation MEPRFRANDREGLTLRLAAVIAGLGYLLSPVSYAEFALFPKLVIPGNIERTVQNITTHGGDFVAIIFCNFVTLLEDVVIAWALYVLLIPVNRALSLLTAWFRIVYAAVALVALTNLVTVYRLLNTPEYLRLFGAAPLRAQVDLLLHSFRYDWAFALIIFAVHLILLGVLIYRSGYIPRVIGVLLVLDGVGWVVQGLQPYLYPNANIGLVFITALGELIFMLWLLIMGWRIKDPRRPIEAA comes from the coding sequence GTGGAACCGCGTTTTCGGGCCAACGATCGCGAGGGATTGACACTGCGCCTTGCCGCGGTGATTGCCGGATTGGGCTACCTGTTGAGCCCGGTAAGCTATGCAGAGTTCGCGCTCTTTCCAAAGCTCGTCATTCCCGGCAACATCGAGCGCACGGTGCAGAACATCACGACACACGGCGGCGACTTTGTGGCGATCATCTTCTGCAATTTCGTCACACTGCTCGAAGACGTCGTCATCGCGTGGGCGCTCTACGTCCTGCTGATACCCGTGAATCGAGCACTTTCGCTCTTGACGGCCTGGTTTCGAATCGTATATGCAGCCGTGGCACTGGTCGCCCTGACAAACCTGGTCACGGTCTATCGTCTCTTGAATACCCCGGAGTATCTCCGCCTTTTCGGAGCCGCGCCGCTGCGTGCGCAAGTCGATTTACTGCTCCACTCGTTCCGCTACGACTGGGCGTTCGCGCTTATCATTTTTGCGGTGCACCTGATTTTGCTGGGCGTGTTGATCTACCGATCGGGTTACATCCCAAGAGTCATTGGCGTGCTCCTCGTCCTCGATGGGGTCGGCTGGGTGGTTCAGGGCCTGCAACCCTATCTCTATCCGAATGCAAATATCGGACTCGTATTCATCACGGCTTTGGGCGAGCTGATCTTCATGCTTTGGCTGCTTATCATGGGATGGCGAATCAAAGACCCACGGCGGCCCATCGAGGCCGCCTAA
- a CDS encoding translocation/assembly module TamB domain-containing protein, with product MSQSARRRWWAAGAGAMLCLLLLGFFERQALARLAIVAGVEALGHVRLSFSHAEIGIARAAFTDARVTSFRDEPIAEIGRLDVSYDLRDLLPGGKRLFGVQSLDADRLRVTLIRHADGTYNVPISNFNANATQPGAPPLVLHARLTNGSIDVIDESRLAFSRQLYVRNLRADADISSENRSNYRVAFRYGERRDALFPVNGNGTIDLTRNFIDQHWTAAQLPVAGAANFLLDSPSLRMQAGTLRRFDARYFGFGGSGTLRPHLAATATFTDGRIAIAGLSKPVLGVNGPADLYDDGLLTSGLRANVGGIPATIAGGVYGLRDPRLRVAVRGSGDVRQLRTILACAQRLPVTGPIAFALLIEGSAKAPLTWVSLRSPRTTYAATSLTNVSALAAFDGHQADVVAFHGEYGSAHFNARGRIALDKEPNAIELMVRAGSPPGGAPYLDALLPQASLDAVAVATAKDPRAIALRGALWGGGGNESLDGIFNVDERGNGTVGPLIARGGNGTLYARVVLDRAPGASSIGILAVRDFPLAAARGTLDATFAGTSSAPGTIAGVGAASLAGAWGAAHARAGLAIHGGALRGTIVGDLGSQGSFGAMLGGTTYSPDVDGTVVIADGRYRNFDVNGNAGLAYRNGTLDIHDAAAAVGPLFVGVDGTIRGLSAGNAVTPRYDLAAQLHSSDVSTLVATVAPQKAPLIQGSVDADIRVAGSANTPAFAGQVRVPEGSVNGLDVRDFSAGVRGDPSAVTVSDGRVVVGSSAIDLNATVNRAGAAGLALRAPRVDLADFNDFFDAGDMFAGTGSLALQAQTIGGRVLSSSGDATFVNAKWRRLDLGSVAARWKAAGNSVATSLRFGSPSGEVALHGTIAPASQSGHLVAIARHVDLATWLPMLGYNAPITGRLDLDTTFSGRYPDLNLQAHATVTRGTVGRVPIERFDVSASSLHGYGRLTSAALDVPSMTTVASGTFGLRAGDPLALTVTSSSADIGDFLNRAAGTQLAVRGALVSTLHVAGTRAAPRLRDDIELHNVRYNDLTVPRIAGEVDANRSSIGIRDVEFDLDRGKALLSASAPITFGARGITLRNGGAISGSLVADGVDLSDAAGLLPKQTNLRGQVNGRIDLAGTFASPTLLGALTVSDGTFAGPMERTPITGIAGTLTFTGTRAILESHALIGSGRLTASGVASIPDLRPADATLSFNLRATEARLDMPAYFQGTVSGAVAMVRAPGSLPSLSGDLAMSHARLPLSAFLTLNKAGPSQARSLDVAFDNLQLTAGPDVRVQSANVDIGATGAVRLGGTLGAPTLAGGFHSTGGSLTFYRAFNIERGDVRFDPADGLIPNVDAVATTFVPNPATAIRLQATGAVTNMNLALASDPPYSRQQILGLLVGAQQFGAVQGVQSTGGGGLSATSAVQNVAKGQLNAAFTRTLLEPISASVGSALGFNEVQITSDLQTGVGVNASKTLGKYVTAIFRQTFGYPQTQSVGLEAHPNPETGLRLTAYSSTGPTLFALQQPQPAAANVLNVNPATSFTPINGSSGVSFSYVRRWW from the coding sequence GTGAGCCAAAGCGCGAGGCGACGCTGGTGGGCCGCGGGCGCCGGAGCAATGCTCTGCCTCTTGCTGCTTGGATTCTTTGAACGGCAAGCCCTAGCGCGGCTCGCGATCGTTGCCGGTGTCGAGGCCTTAGGGCACGTGCGGTTGTCATTCAGCCATGCCGAAATCGGAATCGCGCGCGCCGCCTTTACCGACGCGCGGGTAACGTCTTTTCGAGACGAACCGATCGCCGAGATTGGACGATTGGATGTTTCCTACGATTTGCGCGATCTGCTGCCGGGCGGTAAGCGCTTATTCGGCGTGCAAAGCCTCGACGCCGACAGACTTCGCGTGACCCTCATTCGGCACGCCGACGGAACGTATAACGTTCCGATTTCAAACTTCAATGCCAACGCCACGCAACCGGGAGCGCCGCCGCTCGTTCTGCACGCGCGTTTGACGAACGGCTCGATCGACGTAATCGATGAAAGCCGCCTCGCCTTTTCGCGGCAGCTCTACGTACGCAATCTGCGGGCCGATGCGGACATTTCGAGCGAAAATCGCTCCAACTATCGCGTGGCTTTTCGCTACGGAGAGCGGCGCGATGCGCTCTTTCCGGTCAACGGCAACGGCACCATCGACCTCACGCGCAATTTCATCGATCAGCATTGGACCGCAGCGCAGCTCCCAGTCGCCGGCGCAGCGAACTTCCTCCTGGATTCCCCGTCTCTTCGCATGCAGGCGGGAACGCTGCGGAGATTCGACGCTCGCTATTTTGGATTTGGCGGGTCGGGTACGCTTCGCCCGCATTTGGCGGCTACGGCGACGTTTACGGATGGCCGCATCGCGATTGCAGGTCTCTCCAAGCCCGTCCTCGGCGTGAACGGCCCCGCCGACCTGTACGACGACGGCCTCTTGACATCAGGTTTGCGAGCAAACGTCGGCGGAATACCGGCCACGATTGCGGGTGGCGTCTATGGCCTGCGCGATCCCCGACTGCGCGTCGCAGTGCGAGGCAGCGGCGACGTGCGGCAACTTCGAACGATCCTTGCCTGCGCGCAACGTTTGCCCGTGACGGGCCCGATCGCATTTGCTTTGCTGATCGAGGGGAGCGCAAAGGCACCGCTGACGTGGGTTTCATTGCGCTCACCGCGCACCACCTACGCTGCAACGAGCTTGACGAATGTTTCCGCCCTTGCGGCGTTCGATGGTCACCAAGCCGACGTCGTGGCTTTTCACGGCGAATATGGTAGTGCGCACTTCAACGCTCGCGGCCGCATTGCACTCGACAAAGAACCCAACGCGATCGAGCTGATGGTTCGTGCGGGCTCCCCGCCGGGCGGCGCGCCCTATCTCGATGCGCTCTTACCGCAAGCTTCGCTCGACGCGGTCGCGGTCGCCACGGCGAAAGATCCTCGAGCGATCGCGCTGCGCGGCGCGCTCTGGGGAGGCGGAGGCAACGAGTCGCTCGATGGAATTTTCAACGTCGACGAACGCGGCAACGGAACGGTCGGCCCACTGATCGCGCGCGGCGGCAACGGCACGCTCTACGCGCGCGTTGTCTTAGATCGTGCGCCGGGCGCTAGCAGCATCGGTATCCTTGCCGTGCGCGACTTTCCGCTCGCCGCGGCCCGGGGAACGCTCGATGCCACCTTCGCCGGGACGAGTAGCGCGCCCGGCACGATCGCGGGGGTCGGCGCTGCATCGCTGGCGGGGGCGTGGGGCGCGGCCCACGCGCGCGCCGGACTCGCGATCCACGGCGGGGCATTGCGCGGCACGATCGTCGGCGATCTTGGATCGCAGGGGAGTTTCGGCGCCATGCTCGGCGGAACGACCTACTCGCCGGACGTCGACGGCACCGTGGTAATTGCGGACGGGCGTTATCGCAATTTCGACGTCAACGGCAACGCCGGATTGGCATATCGAAATGGCACGCTCGACATCCACGATGCTGCCGCGGCGGTCGGCCCGCTCTTCGTCGGCGTCGATGGAACCATTCGCGGTCTTTCGGCGGGCAACGCGGTTACGCCGCGATACGATCTCGCCGCTCAGCTGCATTCGTCGGACGTAAGTACGTTAGTGGCGACTGTTGCACCGCAGAAGGCGCCGCTCATCCAAGGCAGCGTCGACGCCGACATTCGCGTCGCTGGGTCAGCGAACACGCCCGCGTTTGCAGGGCAGGTGCGCGTCCCTGAAGGCTCGGTCAATGGCTTGGACGTCCGCGACTTCTCGGCAGGCGTGCGCGGCGACCCGAGTGCAGTCACGGTCAGCGACGGACGCGTCGTCGTAGGGTCGTCGGCGATCGATCTGAACGCAACCGTCAATCGCGCCGGCGCCGCGGGCCTGGCGCTCCGTGCACCCCGTGTCGATCTCGCCGACTTCAACGATTTTTTTGATGCGGGGGACATGTTTGCGGGGACCGGTTCGCTGGCGTTGCAAGCACAAACGATTGGCGGCCGCGTGCTTTCGAGCAGCGGTGATGCAACATTCGTCAATGCGAAATGGCGCCGCCTCGATCTGGGGAGTGTGGCGGCTCGATGGAAAGCCGCAGGCAATTCGGTGGCGACCTCTCTGCGCTTCGGAAGTCCTAGCGGAGAAGTGGCGCTGCACGGCACGATCGCGCCGGCCTCACAGAGCGGCCATCTCGTTGCGATCGCTCGCCACGTGGATCTTGCGACCTGGCTGCCGATGCTGGGGTACAACGCGCCGATCACGGGGCGGCTCGACCTCGATACGACGTTCTCGGGCCGCTATCCGGATCTGAACTTGCAGGCCCATGCGACGGTCACCCGAGGAACCGTCGGCCGGGTGCCGATCGAACGTTTCGATGTGAGCGCGTCGTCGCTGCATGGATATGGAAGGCTCACGTCTGCGGCGCTCGACGTTCCATCGATGACGACGGTCGCGTCCGGCACGTTCGGTTTGCGGGCAGGCGATCCGCTAGCATTGACAGTGACCAGTAGCAGCGCTGACATCGGCGATTTCTTGAACCGCGCTGCCGGTACGCAACTCGCAGTTCGCGGCGCTTTGGTTTCGACCTTGCACGTCGCCGGTACACGCGCCGCGCCGCGGTTGCGCGACGACATCGAGCTCCATAACGTGCGCTATAACGATCTGACGGTGCCCCGAATCGCGGGTGAGGTCGACGCGAATCGAAGCTCGATTGGCATTCGTGACGTCGAGTTCGACCTCGATCGCGGCAAAGCGCTGCTCTCCGCGAGCGCGCCGATTACGTTCGGAGCACGCGGCATCACCTTGCGCAACGGGGGCGCCATCTCGGGCTCGCTGGTCGCCGATGGTGTGGATCTCTCCGACGCCGCCGGTCTTCTCCCCAAGCAAACGAACCTGCGCGGACAGGTGAACGGCCGTATCGATCTTGCGGGAACGTTCGCCTCGCCGACGCTGCTCGGCGCCTTGACGGTGTCCGACGGCACGTTCGCCGGACCGATGGAGCGCACGCCGATCACCGGCATCGCTGGGACGCTTACCTTCACCGGAACGCGCGCAATCTTGGAATCGCACGCACTCATCGGCTCGGGGCGCCTGACGGCCTCCGGCGTCGCGAGCATCCCCGATCTACGTCCCGCCGATGCAACCTTGAGCTTCAACCTTCGTGCGACCGAGGCGCGACTGGATATGCCGGCCTATTTCCAAGGAACGGTCAGCGGCGCGGTCGCGATGGTGCGCGCGCCCGGCTCTCTGCCTTCGTTGAGCGGCGATCTTGCGATGTCGCACGCGCGGCTTCCGCTCAGCGCTTTTCTCACGCTCAATAAGGCCGGTCCGAGCCAGGCGCGTTCGTTGGATGTTGCCTTCGATAACCTGCAGCTTACGGCGGGTCCGGACGTACGCGTGCAAAGCGCCAACGTCGACATTGGAGCGACGGGAGCGGTGCGGCTCGGCGGAACACTCGGCGCGCCGACGCTTGCCGGCGGCTTCCACTCTACCGGCGGATCATTGACCTTCTATCGCGCGTTCAACATCGAACGCGGCGATGTGCGCTTTGATCCCGCAGACGGCTTGATCCCCAACGTCGATGCAGTCGCCACGACGTTCGTACCGAACCCCGCGACGGCGATTCGTCTGCAGGCGACGGGGGCGGTGACGAATATGAATCTCGCGTTGGCGTCGGATCCTCCCTATAGCCGGCAGCAGATCCTGGGGTTGCTCGTCGGAGCGCAACAGTTTGGCGCGGTCCAGGGCGTGCAATCCACGGGCGGAGGTGGACTTTCGGCGACCTCGGCGGTGCAGAATGTCGCGAAGGGACAACTTAACGCCGCTTTCACGCGTACGCTTCTGGAGCCGATCTCCGCATCGGTGGGCAGCGCTCTCGGCTTCAATGAGGTTCAAATCACGAGCGATCTGCAGACCGGTGTCGGGGTCAATGCGAGCAAAACGTTAGGCAAGTACGTGACGGCGATCTTCCGCCAAACCTTCGGCTATCCGCAGACGCAAAGCGTCGGCCTCGAAGCGCATCCAAACCCGGAGACCGGTTTACGTCTCACCGCCTACAGCTCGACGGGGCCAACGCTCTTCGCGCTGCAACAACCGCAACCAGCCGCCGCCAACGTGCTCAACGTCAATCCGGCGACGTCTTTCACCCCGATCAATGGTTCGAGCGGCGTGTCGTTCTCTTACGTGAGGCGATGGTGGTGA